The bacterium sequence CAAAAATCTCTTTCATTAACTTATTTTCCCTTTCTTATATCAAGTTATATCAAGAGCCAAAAATCAAAGATAAAATTTTCTCTTTTTATGTTTAGACTTTCTCATGGTTAATTATTAATTTTCCCTGTAAGTTGGCTAAAACCTTTTCTATAGATTGAAGATAAGCAGTTTTAATTCTCTCAAATATTTCTTGTGATGTTTCTTCATCATAAATATGCGATGTCTTGTTTTTATCTTCAAGCATCTTGAGGAATACTTCTTCGTCACCAAGTAAATTAATTCTAAAAGCTTCTTTTAAACTTTCTCTGGGTGTATTTACCGCAATCCCTTGATATTCAAGAAATATCTTTAATGCCTTCCATAACAACTCAAAGGTGAATTCAAATCTTTGAATGGCCC is a genomic window containing:
- a CDS encoding nucleotidyltransferase substrate binding protein — encoded protein: MEEKVKYAVEKFTNGFEKLKEAIQEAKDDLDKDGAIQRFEFTFELLWKALKIFLEYQGIAVNTPRESLKEAFRINLLGDEEVFLKMLEDKNKTSHIYDEETSQEIFERIKTAYLQSIEKVLANLQGKLIINHEKV